The Syntrophorhabdaceae bacterium genome contains a region encoding:
- the rplI gene encoding 50S ribosomal protein L9 encodes MKVILVEDLKGTGKRGEVVEVKDGYGRNFLIPKGLALPAVEGNVAKLEHMVKTVANRKAKELKTAAEIKARLEEVTLHIKKKVGLDGKLFGSVTHKEIAEEIKTVVGLAIDRKQVKISEPIKMTGAFTVEVHLGQAVNAEVKIEVEANV; translated from the coding sequence ATGAAGGTTATACTTGTAGAAGATCTTAAAGGTACCGGAAAAAGAGGTGAAGTCGTGGAGGTCAAGGACGGATACGGAAGGAATTTCCTTATCCCCAAAGGACTTGCCCTGCCCGCCGTGGAAGGAAATGTGGCGAAGCTTGAGCATATGGTGAAGACCGTCGCCAACAGGAAAGCGAAGGAGCTCAAGACCGCCGCAGAGATCAAGGCGCGCCTCGAGGAGGTCACTCTCCATATAAAGAAGAAAGTCGGCCTCGACGGAAAGCTCTTCGGCTCCGTAACCCATAAAGAGATCGCGGAAGAGATAAAGACCGTGGTCGGCCTGGCCATCGACAGAAAACAGGTGAAGATCAGCGAGCCGATCAAAATGACCGGCGCCTTCACCGTTGAAGTACATCTGGGACAGGCAGTCAACGCCGAAGTGAAGATCGAGGTAGAAGCGAACGTATAA